Proteins co-encoded in one Nitratireductor kimnyeongensis genomic window:
- a CDS encoding DUF2062 domain-containing protein, with amino-acid sequence MLFRRRKPADLWERARTMVWPRRSFWRSAQYFVKRALRLTATPHAIAAGVAAGVFASFTPFMGFHFFIAAGLAWCIGGNLVASALGTAVGNPLTFPFIWGATLEIGRLILQGRELSHGPPIHLGKMLRHLEFSQLWEPLIKPMSVGALPLGISFALVFYFVTRWATFTFREQRRKRLAERARRKAGRQAFDARTVTTS; translated from the coding sequence ATGTTGTTTCGACGTAGAAAACCGGCGGATCTCTGGGAAAGGGCGCGGACCATGGTCTGGCCGCGTCGTTCTTTCTGGCGCTCCGCACAATATTTCGTCAAACGTGCTTTGCGGTTGACAGCGACGCCGCACGCTATCGCAGCAGGGGTCGCTGCGGGCGTGTTCGCATCATTTACCCCTTTTATGGGTTTCCATTTTTTCATCGCCGCGGGCCTCGCCTGGTGCATCGGTGGAAACCTCGTGGCCTCGGCCCTCGGGACGGCTGTCGGAAACCCGCTGACTTTCCCTTTCATCTGGGGCGCTACACTGGAAATCGGGCGTCTGATCTTGCAGGGCAGAGAGTTGTCGCATGGGCCTCCGATACATCTGGGCAAGATGCTCCGTCATCTCGAGTTTTCACAGCTCTGGGAGCCGCTGATCAAGCCAATGTCGGTTGGCGCGCTGCCTCTTGGAATTTCTTTCGCTCTGGTTTTTTACTTCGTGACACGATGGGCGACATTCACCTTCCGCGAGCAACGCCGCAAGCGTCTCGCAGAGCGGGCGCGCCGCAAGGCTGGCCGGCAAGCCTTCGATGCGAGAACGGTGACAACTTCATGA
- the acpS gene encoding holo-ACP synthase produces the protein MIIGIGSDLIDIRRIAKTLDRYGERFTQRVFTEVEQAKSDRRRERAASYAKRFAAKEACSKALGTGISRGVFWREMGVVNLPGGKPTMELSGKARTRLEGMTPSGMKALIHLTITDDYPLAQAFVIIEAIPDDGN, from the coding sequence ATGATTATCGGTATTGGAAGCGACCTGATCGACATCCGTCGGATCGCCAAAACACTTGACCGCTATGGGGAGCGCTTTACCCAGCGCGTTTTTACAGAAGTCGAGCAGGCCAAATCGGACAGGCGTCGCGAGCGCGCGGCTTCCTATGCAAAGCGTTTCGCAGCCAAGGAGGCTTGTTCAAAGGCGCTTGGCACAGGCATATCCCGCGGCGTCTTCTGGCGCGAAATGGGTGTCGTAAACCTGCCCGGCGGAAAACCGACAATGGAGCTGTCCGGAAAAGCCAGGACCAGGCTTGAGGGGATGACGCCTTCAGGCATGAAAGCGCTGATTCATTTGACCATCACCGACGATTATCCGCTGGCTCAGGCGTTTGTGATCATCGAAGCGATCCCAGACGACGGGAACTGA
- the lepB gene encoding signal peptidase I, producing the protein MSVADKTKKNSGGVGETVSVIVQALILALVIRTFLFQPFSIPSGSMRPTLLEGDYLFVTKWAYGYSRHSLPFSPPLFSGRIWGSEPERGDVVVFKFPPNPSIDYIKRVVGLPGDKIQMREGVLYINDKAVEREKIGEIDDPDITEMDRPVDVYRETLPNGVSYETLDLTANGIGDNTREFIVPEGHYFMMGDNRDNSADSRFSVGFVPAENLVGRANIIFFSIAGGASPLEIWRWPSEVRPWRIFDWVD; encoded by the coding sequence ATGAGCGTGGCTGACAAGACGAAGAAGAATTCGGGCGGCGTGGGCGAAACCGTTAGTGTGATCGTTCAGGCGCTGATCCTCGCGCTGGTCATCCGAACCTTCCTGTTCCAGCCGTTCTCCATTCCGTCAGGCTCCATGCGTCCGACGCTGCTCGAGGGCGACTACCTGTTCGTTACCAAGTGGGCCTACGGTTATTCACGCCATTCTCTCCCGTTTTCACCGCCGCTCTTTTCAGGACGCATCTGGGGCTCGGAGCCGGAACGCGGTGACGTGGTCGTATTCAAGTTTCCTCCCAATCCATCGATCGATTATATCAAGCGAGTGGTTGGCTTGCCTGGCGATAAGATCCAGATGCGCGAAGGTGTTCTCTACATCAACGACAAGGCCGTCGAGCGCGAAAAGATTGGTGAGATCGACGATCCGGACATTACCGAAATGGATCGTCCAGTTGATGTTTATCGGGAAACGCTGCCCAATGGCGTGTCCTATGAAACGCTGGATTTGACCGCCAACGGGATCGGCGACAACACGCGCGAATTCATCGTGCCCGAAGGGCACTATTTCATGATGGGCGACAATCGCGACAACTCTGCTGACAGCCGGTTTTCGGTCGGTTTTGTGCCAGCCGAAAACCTTGTCGGTCGCGCCAACATCATTTTCTTCTCCATCGCTGGTGGCGCGAGCCCCTTGGAAATCTGGCGCTGGCCGAGCGAAGTGCGCCCATGGCGTATCTTCGACTGGGTAGACTAG
- the rnc gene encoding ribonuclease III — protein MTAKRSRGPELVKAVAECTGFDFKNAALVEEAMTHASARGRSGVDYQRLEFLGDRVLGLAVAELLYESFPKAPEGELSVRLNALVNAETLAEVADDLEISALIRMGSDLRSAATRKQINLRADVMEALIAVVYLEGGIDAARDFVRNHWKARAQAEGADRRDPKTALQEWAHQVAGVTPAYMVEDRQGPDHDPIFSVIVRIKGYEPAHGRGRSKREAEQAAAIGMLEREGVWQSNESA, from the coding sequence ATGACTGCCAAGCGTTCCCGTGGTCCTGAGCTTGTCAAAGCGGTAGCCGAATGCACCGGATTTGACTTCAAGAATGCCGCCCTGGTCGAAGAAGCGATGACCCACGCCAGTGCCCGTGGGCGCTCGGGTGTCGATTACCAGCGGCTGGAGTTTCTCGGCGACCGGGTTTTGGGACTTGCCGTGGCGGAACTGCTTTACGAAAGCTTCCCAAAGGCGCCGGAAGGCGAGCTTTCGGTGCGGCTCAATGCGCTCGTGAACGCAGAGACACTGGCCGAGGTTGCCGACGATTTGGAGATCAGCGCTCTTATTCGAATGGGCAGTGATCTGCGTAGCGCCGCGACCCGGAAACAAATTAATCTGCGTGCGGACGTGATGGAAGCGTTGATCGCGGTGGTGTATCTTGAAGGCGGCATCGACGCGGCCCGGGACTTCGTGCGCAACCACTGGAAGGCCAGGGCTCAGGCGGAAGGGGCTGACCGGCGTGATCCGAAGACAGCCTTGCAGGAATGGGCTCATCAGGTTGCCGGCGTCACACCAGCCTATATGGTGGAAGACCGGCAGGGGCCGGATCATGATCCGATCTTTTCCGTGATCGTCAGAATCAAGGGGTATGAGCCCGCGCACGGCAGGGGCCGTTCCAAACGCGAGGCCGAACAGGCCGCCGCCATCGGCATGCTGGAGCGTGAAGGTGTGTGGCAAAGCAATGAGAGTGCGTGA